tatatatatatatatatatatatatatatatatatatatatatatatgcctcgaCTTCGTTAAAGAAGACCCTTGGCCAAGCGTCTTGCATGGGACAGGCCTGGATGGAGAAGAGTGGGCTGCCTGTTTGGCTCTACACGCTTACAAGCGCAAGAGGAATAATGAATGTATGGACAAAATCTCATTTTGAGTTTTGCCTTCTTGAATTATTACCAGTCTTACTTTTTGGGggcgttttcatattttttgttttttcttccatgAAATTTATTGCTTTTAAGCCCTGATTAttgatgaacattatatatatatatatatatatatatatatatatatatatatatatacatacatacatacacgcacgcgcacacacacacacacacacacacacacacacacacacacacaaacacacatacatatatatatatatatatatatatatatatatatatatatatatatatatatattgtcttacaATAAGGCCTCTTTATACACGTGTGTCTCTTAAGACCACATTGTGTTTAAATATCTCAAATTTTAGACCGACCAGCGCTCATTCGCTTCTCTCCTCAGAGATATTGTGTACTCCTTCCTCAAACTATGAATTAAAAACAGTGAATGTGAATCTAGTCCGGGAGCCTAGAGACATTTGTTTCACAtctcgagtacaaaaggtttgaggcCTGGAATATATGCATCTATGATAGGAGACCCCAAGAAGTACATCTTTCAAACTTGTCTTAAAATGTTCTCTGCATGAGTGGAAATCAGATTTCCCTATTCTTGAGTTTTCAATTTGTTTATTAGGTCGCTTAAGAACGATCTAATTTACGCTaatttgagtacatctttcaaattgGTCTCAAACTGTTCAATAAATCATCGTGAATCAAGCCAGCCATCCATCTCATGCATCAATCCACTTAAGAATGCAGTCAGTATCTAGAGGCAGTCGTCGGTTTATCATTGAACCTATGAGGAATCTCCAGCTCTTTCCCTCCATAGATTCTCAGAATAGGCTGCAGAATGTCTGATGTTGCCCGCAATGCCTATAGATTTTTGTCGTTTTCATGTTCCATTTAAGATCACTGCTTGAATTCCAATGGGAAGAATCTGAAAGAATCCGAGGGAATTCTCgtgacataaaaaaaggaaatttaagcGTTTCAAATATTTTCAATTCAAATGAAACAGTATGTTTCAtttgtttgtcacatacgtattttcacacatacatatccatatgcatacacGTCTGATCATTGCTTTATCTGCTTATTTTttcttaccacacacacacacacacagatatatgtatgcatatatatgtgtgtgtgtgttccaagaTTTTAGATTGAATTGTTGATCGGCGCTAGAGCCAGAACGCCAATTTATTACATGACTTACTATGTATGATCTGATTTTGAAACATAATTCATGCATACTAAGTACATTTTTGTgtagtttatataaaaaaacccattgtgtttgtatacaatctatgattgtcatttttgtgtgtggatagtAATGGTACATTCCCAAAGGTGGATCTCAAAGAGGACTGATGCATGAAATGGACACAAGAAttgctgttcttgattcacgATTATCTATTGAACAGTTTTAGACCAATTTGAAAGGTatactcaaattgtgaattgCAATTAGTATATTTTGCTTTCTTAGGTGGGTTAATACATGAAATGGATATTTAAGAATTACTGATCTTGATTTAGGGTGACCTAaggatgtactcaaattgtgaataaAAAATGCCACTTAGCCTTcattaggtcgttcttaagcaACCTAATACACAAATTGAAAAAAGGATAGGGAATTCTGATTGTCACTCATACAGAAAACATTTTAAGACAAGTTTGAAAGGTGTACTCGAATTGTGAATTAAGAATAAACTTTAGGGGGTCTTTAGTCGCGCCCCCTGATTGCTGTGCAGAATTACAGAACTTAGGAATTGCCTTTTGGGGGTCTCCtatcatagatgcatacattccaggcctcaaaccttttgtactcgagaAGTAAAACAAATGCCTCTGCGCTCCCGGACTAATCTAAacacaactaaacacacacaattcagacacacatacacataatgtatgtatgtatatacatacatacatacatatatatatatatatatatatatatatatatatatatatatatatatatatatatttatatatatatatatatatatatatatatatatgtatatatatatatatatatatatatatatatatatatatatatatatgtgtgtgtgtgtgtgtgtgtgtgtgtgtgtgtgtgtgtgtgtgtgtgtacacatttagtAAAAGCAaaccatatgtgtgtatatatatatatatatatatatatatatatatatatatatatatatatatatatacatatatgtgtgtgtgtgtgtgtgtgtgtgtgtgtgtgtgtgtgtgtgtgtgcgtgtgtgtgcacacatatggtTTGCTTTTACTAATTTTGctaccaatgatgataaaaataacagcgaTGGGGctacaatgataaagaaatgccAGCATGCATCACTCTTTTAATTATGTACAGCAGTATAAGACAGACATTTTTTGACCTCCGCCTCCAGGCGACGCCTCACTTCccatagcctcctcctcctcccccgccgcccccgtgaccacctcctcctccgaggCTGAAGCTGCCACTCGAGACTCCACCAGCGCCGCCgtgtccaccccctcctcctcctccgtgcacGACGCCACCGCCTCCAtatccgccgcctccgcctccaagGCTGAAGCTGCTACTCGAGGAACCGCCTGAACCTCCGAAACCGCCGCCTCCAGATCCTCCTCCGtatccaccgccgccgccgccgcctccatggccacctccacctcctcctccaaggcTGAAGCTGCTACTCGAGGAGCCGCCAACGCCTCcgtgtccacctcctcctccgtgcaCGGCGCCGCCGCCTCCATATccgccgcctccacctcctcctccaaggcTGAAGCTGCTACTCGAGGAACCGCCAGACCCTCCGAAGccgccgcctccacctccacctccatagCCCCCGCCTCCgccacctccaccgcctccatgTCCTCCGCCTACGCTGGGGGCTCCGAGGCTGAAGCTATGACTCGACGTCCCTCCAGcgcctccaccaccgcctccgccgtggcctccaccgcctcctcctcctcctccaaatcctccaCCTCCAtagccgccgccgccacctcctcctccaaggcTGAAGCTATGGCTCGACGTCCCTCCAGAGCCGCCGCCTCCgtagccaccccctcccccgccccctccagccGCGCTCAGGACGACCAGTGAAGCCAAGCTCAGCAGCGTCAACTTCCCCTGGAAGGAGGGCGACGAGAGCGTCAGAGGCATAAGGAGGATAACAACGAAACAGAATTACGAAAATGCCGCTGATGGTGAGGATGGATAACGAAAATGCACGCAAGCAATTTGATGCACTTTCAGAAAtccaaataatagtaatatgaaacgAAAGGTATCAGACACTGTAAAGCAATCTATTAGTAGATTATGAAATTATCTTCTCGCATTTCTGATAAACTTTCCGCGTAGTGTACTTGTTCTGTTTtggtattactgataatgatcatgattgctgaactaatgacagtaatagtagaatgatgattttttataataataacgaacGGTGAGGgagcgtgtgtctatatatgcgaTTTAAAAACATGGAAAGCAAAAAGGTAACTCCATTTAGTGCCGAGACCGCCTCCCCGAGACCCACCATGATGCTT
This genomic stretch from Penaeus vannamei isolate JL-2024 chromosome 28, ASM4276789v1, whole genome shotgun sequence harbors:
- the LOC138867150 gene encoding uncharacterized protein, translated to MPLTLSSPSFQGKLTLLSLASLVVLSAAGGGGGGGGYGGGGSGGTSSHSFSLGGGGGGGGYGGGGFGGGGGGGGGHGGGGGGGAGGTSSHSFSLGAPSVGGGHGGGGGGGGGGYGGGGGGGGFGGSGGSSSSSFSLGGGGGGGGYGGGGAVHGGGGGHGGVGGSSSSSFSLGGGGGGGHGGGGGGGGYGGGSGGGGFGGSGGSSSSSFSLGGGGGGYGGGGVVHGGGGGGGHGGAGGVSSGSFSLGGGGGHGGGGGGGGGYGK